One region of Pan paniscus chromosome 5, NHGRI_mPanPan1-v2.0_pri, whole genome shotgun sequence genomic DNA includes:
- the LOC103786353 gene encoding LOW QUALITY PROTEIN: putative transcriptional regulator encoded by LINC00473 (The sequence of the model RefSeq protein was modified relative to this genomic sequence to represent the inferred CDS: inserted 1 base in 1 codon), whose translation MELSAAVGRRRQAPWRKFTGRHRTERSQERGSTPRKERSMGSRQPRKREREPRDCTPTCTDAASVSRSGARRAPGCAGRCXVKNCARAWRELPERACCFQAVPPSNMKQSWLIFLDTTLCSAWLLASSCPRLYAPLISFHCMCFNTVLLFPRLFGPTLSAKIQFNTNLSLRAIAWKCTKDTTTYC comes from the exons atggaactgTCGGCTGCGGTTGGAAGGCGCAGGCAGGCGCCCTGGAGAAAATTCACAGGGAGGCACAGGACAGAACGCTCCCAGGAACGAGGAAGCACCCCCAGAAAGGAGCGCTCTATGGGCTCCAGGCAGCCGAGGAAACGCGAACGTGAGCCCCGTGACTGCACTCCCACGTGCACCGACGCTGCCAGTGTGAGCAGAAGCGGAGCCCGCAGAGCGCCAGGCTGCGCCGGGAGAT ATGTGAAAAACTGCGCCAGAGCATGGCGGGAACTTCCCGAGAGGGCGTGTTGTTTCCAGGCGGTTCCACCTTCTAATATGAAACAGTCTTGGTTGATTTTCCTTGATACTACTTTATGCTCGGCCTGGTTGTTGGCAAGTAGCTGCCCGCGTCTGTACGCGCCCTTGATTAGTTTCCACTGCATGTGTTTTAACACAGTGCTCCTTTTTCCACGTTTATTTGGGCCAACCCTGTCTGCAAAGATCCAGTTTAATACAAATTTGAGTCTACGTGCTATAGCCTGGAAATGTACTAAAGACACTACAACATATTGCTGA